The following are encoded in a window of Roseimaritima ulvae genomic DNA:
- a CDS encoding sigma-54 interaction domain-containing protein produces MQEVYRITRRVAASNASVLILGETGVGKELIAGAVHQLSHRRSGPFVKVNCGALSESLLESELFGHVRGAYTGAVANREGRFEAADRGTIFLDEINSTSLTLQVKLLRVLQEGEFQRVGDTTTIQSDSRVIAASNRDLMDEVHRERFREDLYWRLNVVPIEIPPLRRRREDIPALVTFFLEYYSELNDRYVVHIEPAALEAMTDYHWPGNVRELQNYIERAVVMAEGDELAESLLPEVVTGSSARPPEGILTNDVESLTTAMVRQGLSSVAEDAGDVHSQIVDRIEREVILQVLQECEGVQTRAAARLGINRNTLHKKIKDYGLDQPEDQA; encoded by the coding sequence ATGCAGGAGGTTTATCGTATCACTCGACGTGTCGCCGCCAGCAACGCCTCGGTGTTAATTCTGGGCGAAACCGGGGTCGGTAAAGAACTGATCGCCGGGGCCGTGCATCAGTTGAGTCATCGTCGCAGCGGACCGTTTGTCAAAGTCAACTGCGGGGCGCTCAGCGAGAGCCTGTTGGAAAGCGAACTGTTCGGCCATGTTCGCGGCGCCTACACCGGGGCGGTAGCCAATCGTGAAGGACGTTTCGAAGCGGCCGATCGCGGCACGATCTTTCTGGACGAAATCAACAGCACCTCTCTGACTCTGCAGGTCAAATTGCTCCGCGTGCTGCAGGAAGGCGAATTTCAGCGGGTCGGTGATACCACCACCATCCAGTCCGACTCCCGCGTGATCGCGGCCAGCAACCGCGACCTGATGGACGAAGTCCACCGCGAACGCTTTCGTGAAGACCTCTACTGGCGGTTGAACGTGGTGCCGATCGAGATCCCTCCTTTGCGCCGCCGACGCGAAGACATCCCTGCGCTGGTGACCTTCTTTCTGGAATATTACAGCGAACTGAACGACCGTTATGTCGTGCACATCGAACCGGCTGCGCTGGAAGCCATGACCGACTACCACTGGCCCGGCAACGTTCGCGAACTGCAAAACTATATCGAACGCGCCGTGGTCATGGCCGAAGGCGATGAATTGGCCGAGTCGCTGTTGCCCGAAGTCGTCACGGGCAGCTCCGCTCGACCACCCGAAGGGATCCTTACCAACGATGTGGAATCATTGACTACGGCCATGGTCCGGCAGGGCCTTAGCTCCGTGGCGGAGGACGCGGGCGATGTCCATAGCCAGATCGTCGATCGCATCGAACGCGAGGTCATCCTGCAAGTGCTGCAGGAGTGTGAAGGCGTGCAGACGCGGGCCGCGGCGCGATTGGGCATTAATCGCAACACCCTGCACAAAAAAATCAAAGACTACGGTTTGGACCAGCCCGAGGATCAGGCTTGA
- a CDS encoding phenylacetate--CoA ligase family protein has product MADYPQFDLRLQQQRLTPLERQRALRLDRDALGSLQLDKLNRMLAGVLPHCPFYQDKYGCTEKQLQSLEQLVELPLLTKSELVDPTPGSPARFHYLPRQRYVRFHQTSGTSGRPMPVLDSAADWQWWIDTWQFVLDAAQVTADDTVAMAFSFGPFIGFWSAHDAIVDRQALVIPAGGMSTTARLQLILHGAATVLCCTPTYALHLADVAAKEGLDLAGSRVARIIVAGEPGGSIPEVRQRIEQAWGARVIDHSGASELGPWGVGAVDGSGLYVIESEFIVETLRPGSEQPADEGELAELVLTGLGRWGGPAIRYRTGDLVRVQTDHDHDSRFRFLPGGVLGRADDMLVIRGVNVFPSGVESVVRSIDGLGEFRMIATRVESMDQLEIDVEGSGQAAARLAAELQIRLGLRIPVRAVPADTLPRSEAKSRRLDDRRR; this is encoded by the coding sequence ATGGCCGACTACCCGCAATTCGACCTGCGACTCCAGCAGCAACGTCTGACACCGCTCGAGCGGCAGCGAGCGCTGCGGCTCGATCGCGACGCCCTGGGTTCGCTGCAGCTGGACAAACTGAACCGGATGTTGGCCGGCGTGCTGCCGCATTGCCCGTTTTATCAGGACAAGTACGGCTGCACCGAGAAACAATTGCAGTCCCTGGAACAACTGGTCGAACTGCCCTTGTTGACCAAGTCCGAATTGGTCGACCCCACGCCCGGCAGCCCGGCGCGGTTTCACTATCTGCCGCGGCAACGCTACGTGCGATTTCATCAAACCAGCGGCACCAGCGGTCGACCGATGCCGGTCCTGGACTCCGCGGCCGACTGGCAGTGGTGGATCGATACCTGGCAGTTTGTATTAGATGCCGCCCAGGTGACCGCCGACGATACCGTGGCGATGGCATTTTCGTTTGGTCCCTTCATCGGCTTCTGGTCGGCTCATGACGCCATCGTCGACCGGCAAGCGTTGGTGATTCCGGCTGGCGGGATGAGCACCACGGCGCGTTTGCAGCTGATCCTGCATGGCGCCGCCACGGTGCTCTGCTGCACGCCCACCTACGCCCTACACCTGGCGGATGTGGCCGCCAAGGAAGGGTTGGATTTGGCCGGCAGCCGGGTTGCGCGAATCATCGTCGCCGGCGAACCGGGCGGCTCGATTCCCGAAGTCCGCCAGCGGATCGAGCAAGCTTGGGGGGCACGGGTGATCGACCACAGCGGCGCCAGCGAACTCGGGCCCTGGGGCGTGGGAGCCGTCGATGGCAGCGGGTTGTACGTAATCGAGTCCGAGTTCATCGTCGAAACGCTGCGGCCGGGCAGCGAGCAGCCCGCCGACGAGGGGGAGTTGGCCGAATTGGTACTGACCGGCTTGGGACGCTGGGGCGGACCGGCGATTCGCTACCGCACCGGTGACCTGGTCCGCGTGCAAACCGACCACGACCACGACAGTCGCTTTCGCTTCCTGCCTGGCGGTGTGCTGGGCCGAGCCGATGATATGCTGGTGATTCGCGGCGTCAATGTGTTTCCCAGCGGAGTCGAATCCGTGGTGCGCTCGATTGACGGGCTGGGAGAATTCCGCATGATTGCTACCCGCGTCGAATCGATGGACCAACTGGAAATCGACGTCGAAGGTAGCGGGCAAGCCGCCGCGCGACTGGCTGCGGAACTGCAGATCCGGCTGGGGCTGAGGATTCCGGTGCGAGCTGTCCCGGCCGACACCCTGCCTCGCAGCGAAGCTAAATCCCGCCGCCTGGACGACCGCCGCCGGTAA
- a CDS encoding DUF971 domain-containing protein: MPINDTSSSSEPILPTGIERGAAGQVVIQWSDQQRTVHTASQLRKACPCASCREKRKAKAEDEAQPSGLLPVLSAAEAQPLEIAAMRPAGQYAYNIQFSDGHNSGLFTFDLLRELGEG; encoded by the coding sequence ATGCCAATCAACGACACCTCCTCTTCCAGTGAACCGATTCTGCCGACGGGCATTGAGCGTGGCGCGGCCGGTCAGGTCGTGATCCAGTGGAGCGACCAGCAGCGCACCGTGCATACGGCCAGCCAATTGCGCAAGGCCTGTCCCTGTGCCAGTTGTCGCGAAAAGCGTAAAGCCAAGGCGGAGGATGAGGCTCAGCCGAGCGGCCTGCTGCCGGTACTGAGCGCGGCCGAAGCCCAACCGCTGGAAATCGCTGCGATGCGACCCGCCGGTCAGTACGCCTACAACATTCAGTTCAGCGACGGCCACAATAGCGGCCTGTTCACCTTCGACCTGCTGCGCGAGTTAGGTGAGGGGTAG
- a CDS encoding chemotaxis protein CheB, which produces MNRAEQSPEHDPLAPEHDPLATEHDPRVTAPLIVGMGASAGGLEAFQELLAALGDAPNLAIVFVQHLDPTSPSLLAELLAKSTNMEVVELSKRCRLQANTVYVCPPQKQLKLQRGWVRPSATKGARRATGVIDYFFHSIAEDQGQRGVGVILSGSGSDGTLGLKAISDCGGLTFAQHPATANSDAMPRSAATTGVADHVMTPGEIAAELQQYAAHWSELGKQPMQQQLHDEIQAAIPVIADTLKQATDHNFQDYKISTLVRRVQRRMQILKIHTASDYVDFLQHHDSEVKALFRELLIGVTTFFRDPEAFEALSQIVLPKLFAQRAADDCMRIWVAGCANGAEAYTLAILCREAMDKLESPCEVKIFATDIDERALRVARAGAYPVGIEEHVTAERLKRFFFKRGKQYHVAKEIRAMVLFSTHNLISDPPFSRQDLISCRNLLIYLGPHLQKKLVPLFHYALRPSGYLFLGPSENLTSHGELFRPLDVRQRISQRKGTTVGSNASPRLLPPSVPQRELGDRQPDTTVDLTEIRQRIVLDEFAPKSCVINESGKVLNAAANMHKYLTIGDGDFENNIVRMAASGLRLGLRAAITEAKQTRRKVQHQDLSIHDGDQIQQVMLTVQPMPQLGEQEPLFLVVFHDVGLPVSREEITSGSPQLQGPHDPETLLSQMESELETTRRDLDRSLQDMEATNEELKSSNEELLSMNEELQSANEELEASKEEIRVGSDAVARANNDLENLFRSTRIATIFLDSDGNIIRFTPAAKEVYNLITTDVGRRLTDITHRAVRMPKLPQPDELVGAKASAEHEIQTPEGRWFLRRLFPYMRGKQTEGMILTFIDVTEQKRTAMRLETEHQVNRLLVQTDSLEAVIPKILKSICVTLNAQFSALWLPSGDDQTLSCREISIQPGHAGLRKFAKECREKRFPIGQGQPGRVWESLTADTIEDLPGDPDFIRTSAIAAGLVSAVAMPIVMGNECFGVIEVFSKTKFERQQPLLDLLQSIGSEIGKFIRQKRSDENLRIEEARKSAILASALDCIITMDVDGRIVDFNPAAERTFGYSQGQVRGRLLADTIIPEEYRDAHTRGVKRFLRTGESRIVGRRFELVAQRADGERFPVELAISATQARDDSTFFTAYLRDISEQKRHERVMEFIARLHNEMNALQSSQDIMRVAAMRVAEFLQLSHCLLIDMDDEAAIADVFYDHHSEGQSSLCGTYQMTEFVTETERQHLVAGRPVVIDDTADASRPPALVANFSKLGVGAIVNAPGVYHQRLAFLLTAIKPQAYAWRRDEVELLCELGTHIYLRLERARADEARQVSERTLRESESHLRRVINHQLGLVGVIDRDGILVEIDDDSIRIAGLQREQVIGKHFAECAWWTYDDSVAERMRESMQRAFAGEVVRYDVALYAAGTGAPTNRLMIDFMIAPVFNDEGRVEYLIPSGVDISDRYAAEQRLLESERRMSMALKAGNMAAWEWTPEKSIWEPMLYELLGISTDHPASSEQFFEYVHPEDREALHESWQLAIEGKQEYEAEFRIIRPDGEVRWLAAVGSVIRDEQGEVQRMHGLNWDITAQHEFEQSLKEARTQAEAANQSKSTFLANMSHEIRTPMTAILGYTDLIADRIDDDETLEHVRTIRRNGDFLLDIINDILDLSKIEAGKLDVTAQRFAPVALVEDVRSIMDVRAAERGIQLDVEYRGLLPAQIASDPKRLRQILINLVGNAIKFTPEGEVKIIVSFEPQEAGQECKLQFEIVDTGIGISPKQQRRLFQPFSQGNDDVNREFGGTGLGLAISKRLTELLGGEISAESTLGQGSRFCFAVDVGQIEDVDMVSPPQQNETPDLPPTVSDIHLDCHVLVVDDRRDIRYLSRTLLQKAGAEVSEAEDGQVALQVVEQKSHAGTPFDLILLDMQMPRLDGYQTAQRLRRQGFGGPIIALTADAMQGDMTRCIESGCNDYLSKPINIQALTEMVHRFTAGS; this is translated from the coding sequence ATGAATCGAGCTGAACAATCCCCTGAACACGATCCGCTGGCCCCTGAACACGATCCGTTGGCCACTGAGCACGACCCGCGGGTGACGGCCCCCCTGATTGTTGGGATGGGCGCTTCAGCTGGAGGGCTGGAAGCCTTTCAGGAGTTGCTCGCTGCGCTGGGCGATGCGCCGAACCTAGCGATCGTGTTCGTCCAGCATCTGGATCCGACCAGCCCTTCGCTGTTGGCCGAATTGCTGGCAAAATCGACCAATATGGAAGTCGTGGAGCTGTCCAAACGCTGCCGGCTGCAAGCCAATACGGTTTACGTCTGCCCTCCGCAAAAGCAGTTGAAGTTGCAGCGGGGTTGGGTGCGTCCCTCGGCCACGAAGGGGGCTCGACGGGCAACCGGAGTGATCGATTACTTCTTTCATTCCATCGCCGAAGACCAAGGTCAGCGGGGGGTGGGCGTGATCCTGTCCGGTTCGGGTAGTGATGGAACGTTGGGGTTAAAAGCGATCAGCGATTGTGGAGGATTGACGTTTGCTCAACACCCTGCGACGGCAAATTCTGACGCCATGCCTCGCAGTGCGGCCACTACCGGGGTGGCGGATCATGTGATGACGCCGGGCGAAATCGCCGCCGAGCTCCAGCAATATGCCGCCCACTGGTCTGAGCTGGGCAAACAGCCGATGCAGCAGCAACTGCACGACGAAATCCAGGCCGCGATTCCGGTGATTGCCGATACGCTGAAACAGGCCACTGACCACAATTTTCAGGATTACAAAATCAGCACGCTGGTGCGGCGTGTCCAGCGCCGGATGCAGATCCTGAAGATTCATACAGCCAGCGACTACGTCGATTTTTTGCAGCATCACGACAGCGAAGTGAAGGCCCTGTTTCGCGAATTGCTGATCGGTGTGACCACCTTCTTTCGCGACCCCGAAGCGTTTGAAGCATTAAGCCAGATCGTGCTGCCGAAACTGTTTGCCCAGCGGGCTGCGGACGATTGTATGCGGATTTGGGTGGCCGGCTGTGCCAACGGGGCGGAAGCCTACACGTTGGCGATCCTCTGCCGCGAAGCCATGGACAAACTGGAATCGCCCTGCGAAGTCAAAATCTTCGCCACCGACATCGACGAGCGAGCGCTGCGTGTGGCACGCGCTGGCGCGTATCCGGTGGGGATTGAAGAGCATGTCACGGCGGAACGTTTGAAGCGATTTTTTTTCAAACGTGGCAAGCAGTATCACGTCGCCAAAGAAATCCGTGCGATGGTGTTGTTCTCCACGCACAATCTAATCAGTGACCCGCCCTTCTCACGCCAAGACTTGATCAGCTGCCGCAACCTGTTGATCTATCTGGGGCCACATCTGCAGAAAAAGCTGGTGCCGCTATTTCACTATGCTTTGCGGCCCTCGGGCTATCTGTTTTTGGGGCCCAGCGAAAACCTCACCTCGCACGGCGAATTGTTTCGTCCGCTGGATGTGCGGCAGCGAATCTCGCAGCGCAAGGGGACCACTGTGGGCAGCAACGCTTCGCCCCGGCTGCTTCCCCCCAGTGTGCCGCAGCGAGAGCTTGGGGATCGCCAACCGGACACGACGGTGGATTTGACCGAGATCCGACAACGGATTGTGCTGGATGAGTTTGCGCCCAAGTCCTGCGTGATCAATGAATCGGGCAAGGTGCTGAATGCTGCCGCCAACATGCACAAGTATCTGACAATCGGCGATGGCGATTTTGAAAACAATATCGTCCGCATGGCGGCCAGTGGGCTGCGGCTGGGGTTGCGAGCGGCGATCACGGAAGCCAAGCAGACGCGACGCAAGGTGCAGCATCAAGACCTGTCGATTCACGATGGGGATCAGATTCAGCAAGTCATGCTGACCGTCCAGCCGATGCCTCAGTTGGGGGAACAGGAGCCATTGTTTCTGGTCGTCTTTCACGATGTCGGATTGCCGGTCAGCAGGGAGGAAATCACATCGGGCAGTCCACAGCTGCAGGGACCGCATGATCCCGAAACGTTGCTGTCGCAGATGGAAAGCGAGCTGGAAACCACTCGCCGGGACCTGGACCGTTCGCTGCAGGATATGGAAGCCACCAATGAGGAGCTGAAGTCGTCCAACGAAGAATTGCTGTCGATGAACGAGGAATTGCAATCGGCCAATGAAGAGTTGGAAGCTTCGAAGGAAGAGATTCGCGTCGGCAGCGATGCGGTGGCCCGAGCCAACAACGATTTGGAGAATCTGTTTCGCAGCACCCGCATCGCGACCATCTTTTTGGACAGCGACGGCAACATCATCCGCTTTACGCCAGCGGCCAAAGAGGTCTACAACCTGATCACCACCGACGTTGGCCGGCGGTTGACCGACATCACGCACCGCGCGGTGCGGATGCCCAAATTGCCACAGCCGGACGAGCTGGTGGGTGCCAAGGCGTCTGCCGAGCATGAGATTCAGACGCCGGAAGGTCGCTGGTTCTTGCGCCGCCTGTTCCCTTATATGCGGGGCAAACAAACCGAAGGCATGATCCTGACCTTCATCGACGTCACCGAACAGAAACGCACCGCGATGCGACTGGAAACCGAGCACCAAGTCAATCGCTTGCTCGTGCAGACGGATTCGCTGGAGGCCGTGATCCCCAAGATCCTAAAGTCGATCTGCGTAACGTTGAACGCACAGTTCAGCGCCCTGTGGTTGCCCTCGGGGGACGACCAGACGTTGAGCTGTCGGGAGATTTCGATTCAACCCGGTCATGCGGGGCTGCGAAAGTTTGCCAAGGAGTGCCGGGAAAAACGCTTCCCCATCGGCCAGGGCCAACCCGGTCGAGTGTGGGAATCGCTGACCGCTGACACCATCGAAGATCTACCGGGCGACCCCGACTTTATTCGCACCTCCGCGATCGCCGCCGGGTTGGTCAGTGCCGTGGCCATGCCGATCGTGATGGGCAACGAATGTTTTGGCGTGATCGAGGTGTTTTCGAAGACCAAGTTCGAACGTCAACAGCCGCTGTTGGATCTGTTGCAGTCGATCGGCAGCGAAATCGGCAAATTCATCCGCCAGAAACGCTCCGATGAAAACCTGCGGATCGAAGAGGCACGCAAATCGGCCATCCTGGCTTCCGCCCTGGACTGCATCATCACCATGGATGTGGATGGCCGCATCGTGGACTTTAATCCCGCCGCCGAACGCACCTTCGGCTACTCGCAGGGGCAGGTTCGCGGCCGACTATTGGCCGACACGATCATCCCCGAAGAATACCGCGACGCCCACACCCGCGGCGTCAAACGCTTTCTGCGCACCGGTGAGTCGCGGATCGTGGGCCGACGCTTCGAGTTGGTGGCCCAGCGCGCCGATGGCGAACGGTTCCCCGTGGAATTGGCCATTAGCGCCACGCAAGCCCGCGACGATTCGACTTTTTTTACCGCCTACCTGCGTGATATTAGCGAGCAGAAGCGGCATGAACGCGTGATGGAGTTTATCGCCCGGCTGCACAACGAAATGAACGCCCTGCAGAGTTCGCAGGACATCATGCGGGTGGCCGCCATGCGGGTCGCCGAGTTCTTGCAGTTGAGTCATTGTCTGTTGATCGATATGGACGATGAAGCGGCCATCGCCGATGTGTTTTATGACCACCATAGCGAAGGGCAATCCAGCCTCTGCGGGACCTACCAGATGACCGAGTTCGTGACCGAAACGGAACGGCAACACTTGGTTGCCGGCCGACCGGTGGTGATCGACGATACCGCCGACGCCTCCCGTCCGCCCGCCTTGGTCGCCAACTTTAGCAAGCTTGGCGTGGGAGCGATTGTCAACGCGCCCGGCGTCTATCATCAGCGTCTGGCGTTCTTGCTGACCGCCATCAAGCCGCAAGCCTACGCCTGGCGACGGGACGAAGTGGAGCTGTTGTGCGAACTGGGGACCCATATCTACCTGCGATTGGAGCGGGCCCGCGCCGACGAGGCCCGGCAAGTATCCGAACGCACGTTGCGAGAGAGCGAATCGCATCTGCGACGGGTGATCAATCATCAACTGGGGCTGGTGGGCGTGATCGACCGTGACGGCATCTTGGTGGAAATTGATGACGACTCGATTCGCATCGCCGGCCTGCAACGCGAACAGGTGATCGGCAAACATTTCGCCGAGTGTGCCTGGTGGACGTACGACGACAGCGTCGCAGAGCGGATGCGCGAGTCGATGCAGCGAGCGTTTGCTGGCGAAGTGGTTCGCTACGACGTGGCTTTATACGCCGCCGGCACAGGAGCTCCTACCAATCGCTTGATGATCGACTTTATGATCGCACCGGTGTTCAATGACGAGGGCCGGGTCGAGTATCTGATCCCCTCGGGCGTGGACATCAGTGATCGCTACGCCGCCGAACAGCGGTTGCTGGAAAGCGAACGCCGGATGTCGATGGCGCTGAAGGCTGGAAATATGGCGGCTTGGGAATGGACGCCGGAAAAAAGTATTTGGGAGCCGATGCTGTACGAGTTGCTGGGCATTTCAACCGATCACCCCGCTTCGTCCGAGCAGTTCTTCGAATACGTACACCCCGAGGACCGCGAGGCCTTGCATGAAAGTTGGCAACTGGCGATCGAAGGCAAGCAAGAATATGAAGCGGAGTTTCGTATCATTCGTCCCGATGGCGAAGTCCGCTGGTTGGCCGCCGTGGGGTCTGTGATCCGCGACGAGCAAGGCGAAGTGCAGCGGATGCACGGTTTGAACTGGGACATCACGGCGCAACATGAGTTTGAGCAATCGCTGAAAGAGGCGCGAACCCAAGCCGAGGCGGCCAACCAGTCCAAGAGTACGTTTTTGGCCAATATGAGTCACGAGATTCGCACGCCCATGACCGCCATCCTGGGCTATACCGACCTGATCGCCGACCGCATCGACGACGACGAGACGTTGGAACACGTCCGCACGATTCGCCGCAATGGTGATTTCCTGCTGGACATCATTAACGACATCTTGGACCTCTCCAAAATCGAAGCCGGCAAGTTGGACGTGACGGCCCAGCGCTTCGCGCCGGTGGCGCTGGTCGAAGACGTGCGCAGCATCATGGATGTGCGGGCCGCCGAACGGGGTATCCAGTTGGATGTCGAGTATCGCGGCTTACTGCCCGCCCAGATCGCCAGCGACCCCAAACGCTTGAGACAAATCCTGATCAACCTAGTTGGCAATGCGATTAAGTTCACCCCAGAAGGCGAAGTCAAAATCATCGTCAGCTTTGAACCGCAGGAAGCGGGCCAAGAATGCAAGTTGCAGTTTGAGATCGTCGACACCGGGATCGGCATCAGTCCAAAGCAACAACGGCGCCTATTTCAACCCTTCTCGCAAGGGAATGACGACGTCAATCGCGAATTTGGCGGCACCGGTTTGGGGCTGGCGATCAGCAAGCGGCTGACCGAGTTGTTGGGCGGAGAAATCTCGGCCGAGAGTACTTTGGGCCAGGGCAGCCGGTTTTGTTTTGCGGTCGACGTCGGCCAGATCGAGGATGTCGACATGGTCTCGCCGCCGCAGCAAAACGAGACTCCGGACTTGCCACCGACGGTCAGCGACATCCACTTGGACTGTCATGTGTTAGTGGTCGACGACCGTCGCGATATTCGCTACCTCAGCCGCACGCTGTTGCAGAAGGCTGGTGCGGAGGTCAGTGAAGCCGAAGACGGTCAGGTGGCCTTGCAGGTGGTCGAGCAGAAGAGCCACGCGGGCACGCCGTTTGATTTGATCTTGTTGGATATGCAGATGCCGCGGCTGGACGGCTACCAGACCGCGCAGCGGCTGCGACGACAGGGGTTCGGGGGGCCGATCATCGCTTTGACGGCCGACGCCATGCAGGGCGATATGACTCGCTGTATCGAAAGCGGCTGCAATGATTATCTAAGCAAGCCGATCAACATTCAGGCGCTGACCGAAATGGTGCACCGGTTTACTGCAGGTTCGTGA
- the accC gene encoding acetyl-CoA carboxylase biotin carboxylase subunit: MYNRILIANRGEIALRVIRACRELGIESVAVYSQADADSAHVRFADEAYCIGPARSADSYLRIDRIISAAELGNVDAIHPGYGFLAENAHFNEVCRSCEIDFIGPRPEAMEMLGDKNTARSLAIKANVPVVPGSDGLIEDEAEATRVAHEIGFPVLIKATAGGGGKGMRVAPDAASLGTALKQAHTEAKAAFGNGAVYLEKYVERPRHIEVQVLADHHGNVIHLHERDCSVQRRHQKLIEEAPSPSLSDAKRKAICEAAVRMVKAADYTNAGTVEFIVDKDENFYFIEVNARIQVEHPVTEMITGIDLIKQQILVASGQPLPMTQDQVPCNGAAIECRINAENPDRNFQPNPGKINSLFLPGGLGVRVDSHVYAGYMVPPYYDSMIGKLIVHRPTREEAIITMRRALRELQVEGIATTAGFHDRVLQHAEFQAGRCDTTFVEREFTNLQ, from the coding sequence ATGTACAACCGGATCTTAATTGCCAACCGTGGTGAAATCGCGCTACGTGTCATTCGAGCCTGCCGTGAATTGGGCATCGAATCGGTAGCGGTCTACAGTCAAGCCGACGCGGATTCAGCCCATGTGCGGTTCGCCGACGAAGCCTACTGCATCGGGCCCGCGCGAAGCGCCGACAGTTACCTCCGCATCGACCGCATCATCAGCGCTGCGGAACTGGGCAACGTCGACGCCATCCACCCCGGCTACGGCTTCCTGGCCGAAAACGCTCACTTCAACGAAGTCTGCCGCAGCTGCGAAATCGACTTCATCGGCCCACGCCCCGAAGCCATGGAGATGCTGGGCGACAAAAACACCGCTCGCTCGCTGGCCATCAAAGCCAACGTGCCGGTCGTGCCCGGCAGCGATGGACTGATCGAAGACGAAGCCGAAGCGACGCGGGTAGCCCACGAAATCGGGTTCCCGGTACTGATCAAAGCCACCGCTGGCGGGGGCGGCAAGGGGATGCGAGTGGCCCCCGATGCGGCCAGCTTGGGCACGGCCCTCAAACAGGCGCACACCGAAGCCAAAGCGGCGTTTGGCAACGGCGCGGTATACCTGGAAAAATACGTCGAACGGCCCCGACACATCGAAGTCCAGGTGCTGGCCGACCATCACGGCAACGTGATCCACCTGCACGAACGCGACTGCAGCGTTCAACGCCGCCACCAAAAGCTGATCGAAGAAGCCCCCAGCCCCTCGCTGTCCGACGCTAAACGCAAAGCCATCTGCGAAGCGGCCGTGCGGATGGTCAAAGCCGCCGACTACACCAACGCGGGCACCGTTGAATTTATCGTCGACAAAGACGAAAACTTCTACTTCATCGAAGTCAATGCGCGGATCCAGGTCGAACATCCGGTCACCGAAATGATCACCGGCATCGACTTGATCAAACAACAGATCTTGGTCGCCTCCGGGCAACCGCTGCCGATGACCCAGGACCAGGTCCCTTGCAACGGTGCGGCCATCGAATGCCGCATCAACGCCGAAAACCCGGACCGCAACTTCCAGCCTAACCCCGGCAAAATTAACTCCTTGTTCCTGCCCGGCGGACTGGGCGTGCGAGTCGATTCGCATGTTTACGCCGGCTACATGGTCCCGCCTTATTACGATTCGATGATCGGCAAACTGATCGTCCATCGCCCGACCCGAGAAGAAGCCATCATCACGATGCGACGGGCCTTACGCGAGTTGCAGGTCGAAGGCATCGCCACCACGGCCGGTTTCCACGACCGTGTGCTGCAGCACGCGGAATTCCAAGCCGGGCGCTGTGATACCACGTTCGTGGAACGAGAATTCACGAACCTGCAGTAA
- the accB gene encoding acetyl-CoA carboxylase biotin carboxyl carrier protein, producing the protein MTEGGKRDSGSVFGIDRLKTLIELMEQHDLAEIDLQQDDERISLKRGGVQPTMAAPISLPAAAPAAPAAPAAAASPAGDGPNILTIKSPMVGTFYTKPNPESEPFVKVGDVISPEKVICIVEAMKVFNEIPAEVSGKVVAVLAENGEPVEFDKPLFKIDTSA; encoded by the coding sequence ATGACTGAAGGCGGGAAACGCGATTCGGGCAGCGTATTTGGCATCGATCGGCTGAAGACCCTCATCGAACTGATGGAACAGCACGATTTGGCCGAAATTGATCTGCAACAGGACGACGAACGGATCAGCTTGAAACGCGGCGGGGTGCAACCCACCATGGCGGCGCCGATCAGCCTGCCCGCGGCGGCACCAGCCGCCCCGGCAGCGCCAGCAGCGGCGGCCAGCCCGGCCGGCGATGGCCCCAACATCCTGACCATCAAATCTCCGATGGTGGGGACGTTCTACACCAAACCCAATCCGGAATCGGAACCGTTCGTCAAAGTCGGCGACGTGATTTCGCCCGAAAAGGTGATCTGCATCGTCGAAGCCATGAAGGTGTTCAACGAAATCCCGGCCGAAGTCAGCGGCAAAGTCGTGGCGGTGCTGGCCGAAAATGGCGAACCGGTGGAATTTGACAAACCACTGTTCAAAATCGACACCTCTGCCTAA